Proteins encoded by one window of Centroberyx gerrardi isolate f3 chromosome 21, fCenGer3.hap1.cur.20231027, whole genome shotgun sequence:
- the LOC139919756 gene encoding chloride intracellular channel protein 5 encodes MAWFDIAAKKLGFPTIELFVKAGSDGESIGNCPFSQRLFMILWLKGVIFNVTTVDLKRKPADLQDLAPGTNPPFVTFNGEVKVDVNKIEEFLEDKLTPPRYPRLATKHRESNTAGIDVFAKFSAYIKNPRKDTNDALEKALLKSLRRLDEFLRTPLSEEIDADATGDLPESSRSFLDGPELTLADCNLLPKLHILKIVARKYRGFEIPADMTGVWRYLNHAYQREEFTSTCPAEREIEFAYLDVAKRIK; translated from the exons ATGGCCTGGTTCGACATTGCAGCTAAAAAGTTGGGCTTCCCTACCATTGAGTTGTTTGTCAAG gcgGGAAGTGATGGGGAGAGCATTGGTAACTGTCCATTCTCCCAGAGACTGTTTATGATCCTGTGGCTTAAGGGAGTCATCTTCAACGTCACCACTGTAGACCTCAAGCG GAAGCCGGCTGACCTGCAGGACCTCGCTCCAGGAACCAACCCTCCCTTTGTCACCTTTAATGGGGAGGTCAAGGTCGACGTCAATAAGATAGAGGAGTTCCTGGAGGATAAACTGACACCACCCCg CTACCCCAGACTGGCTACCAAACATCGTGAATCCAACACAGCCGGCATCGACGTCTTCGCTAAGTTCTCAGCTTACATCAAAAACCCCAGGAAAGACACCAACgacg CCTTAGAGAAAGCCTTGTTGAAGTCCCTGCGGCGTCTCGATGAATTCCTGAGGACTCCCCTGTCTGAGGAAATCGATGCCGACGCCACAGGAGATCTGCCAGAATCTTCCAGAAGCTTCTTAGACGGACCTGAACTCACCCTGGCCGACTGCAACCTGCTGCCTAAACTACACATCCTCAAG aTTGTGGCCAGGAAATACCGCGGGTTTGAGATTCCGGCGGACATGACGGGGGTGTGGCGGTATTTAAACCACGCCTACCAGAGGGAGGAGTTCACCAGCACCTGCCCTGCCGAGAGGGAGATCGAATTCGCATACCTGGATGTTGCTAAACGAATAAAATaa